The proteins below are encoded in one region of Bosea sp. BIWAKO-01:
- a CDS encoding Gfo/Idh/MocA family protein, with product MQIALIGTGFVADYYMTTLANHPGLQLAGVYDRSPDRLRAFCAFHGTRPYQSLESVLAEPQVDIVVNLTTPESHYEITRLALAAGKHVYCEKPLAMQLEQASELVALAEAAGLTLATAPANGLSDAHRLVSDALSQGAIGTPRLIYAAMEDGPVFRGNWATWRSRSGAPWPGLHEFEIGCTLEHAGYALSWLVSLFGAVEALTAFSAVTFPDKGPGTETITMAPDFSVGCLTFRSGAVARLSCGLAAPKDRSLLILGDEGTITVRDLWDNRSAVYLERTDAPRNLPRLLANRVEARLGRFLPWKPEPGRKLAYPAATGRSALPAFPSQIDFARGIADQAIAIAAKQKPVFSGALALHITELALALNNARDLPQPYRIQSRF from the coding sequence ATGCAGATCGCGCTTATCGGCACAGGATTCGTGGCCGATTACTACATGACCACGCTGGCCAACCATCCCGGGCTTCAGCTTGCCGGCGTCTATGATCGCTCGCCGGACCGTCTCCGGGCGTTCTGCGCCTTTCACGGCACGAGGCCTTATCAGAGCCTGGAGTCCGTGCTCGCCGAGCCGCAGGTCGACATCGTCGTCAACCTGACGACGCCCGAAAGCCATTACGAGATCACCAGGCTGGCTCTCGCCGCAGGCAAGCATGTCTATTGTGAAAAGCCGCTGGCCATGCAGCTCGAGCAGGCCAGCGAGCTCGTCGCCCTGGCGGAAGCCGCTGGATTGACGTTGGCCACCGCACCGGCGAACGGCCTCAGCGATGCCCATCGGCTGGTGAGCGATGCGCTCTCGCAGGGGGCCATCGGAACGCCGCGGCTGATCTATGCCGCCATGGAAGACGGCCCGGTCTTCCGGGGCAATTGGGCGACCTGGCGGTCCCGTTCCGGCGCGCCATGGCCTGGCCTGCATGAGTTCGAGATCGGCTGCACGCTGGAACATGCGGGCTATGCATTGTCCTGGCTCGTCTCGCTCTTCGGCGCTGTCGAAGCCCTGACGGCATTCTCAGCCGTGACATTCCCGGACAAGGGGCCCGGCACTGAGACCATCACCATGGCCCCGGATTTCTCGGTCGGCTGCCTCACCTTTCGCTCCGGCGCCGTCGCTCGGTTGAGTTGCGGCCTGGCGGCCCCCAAGGACCGTTCGCTGCTGATCCTCGGAGACGAGGGAACGATCACTGTCCGCGACCTCTGGGACAATCGATCCGCGGTCTATCTCGAGCGCACGGATGCACCGCGCAACCTCCCCCGCCTGCTCGCGAACCGTGTCGAGGCGCGGCTCGGCCGCTTCCTGCCCTGGAAGCCGGAGCCCGGCCGCAAACTCGCCTACCCCGCCGCCACGGGCCGGTCCGCGCTGCCAGCTTTCCCCTCGCAAATCGATTTCGCGCGCGGCATCGCCGACCAGGCAATCGCGATTGCGGCGAAGCAGAAGCCCGTCTTCTCGGGCGCGCTCGCACTCCACATCACCGAGCTTGCGCTGGCGTTGAACAATGCCCGCGACCTGCCGCAGCCCTATCGGATACAGAGCCGTTTCTGA
- a CDS encoding glycosyltransferase family 4 protein: MRLAFITSLIPVAKPDTGFEIANAAILDALRSAGHEVTAFGFLRPGEAPADPSQAVVIGAVDIENAVAPASRKLQWLGYALIHGLPVACAKLRLAGAGKLVETVRARGPFDALILNSVMLPGAFPELTTLGPCVLVEHNIEHISARQNAAHAGTGLMSWLYAREARLLEAVETRLWNEVGYIWTLAEEDRRALGPAAAKAAVLPLVSGSGPQPAAMAEPVAPAFDVGMIGTWTWQPNFIGLDWFLREIAPLLPTDISIAVAGRLPAEMPPVPAQVRLIGRVADANAFLQSCHVLALSSRAGTGVQLKTIEAMQLGMPAVATTLSCRGFTTLPANFSLADEPEAFAQALTERVRSAREGNPQRIDGAAFMAIQRAALASALAAGLEAARR; the protein is encoded by the coding sequence TTGCGTCTTGCCTTCATCACCTCGCTGATCCCGGTTGCAAAGCCCGATACCGGCTTCGAGATCGCCAATGCCGCAATCCTCGATGCGCTGCGCTCCGCAGGGCACGAGGTCACCGCCTTCGGTTTCCTGCGCCCGGGCGAAGCGCCGGCCGACCCCTCTCAGGCCGTCGTGATCGGCGCCGTCGATATCGAGAACGCAGTCGCGCCCGCCAGCCGCAAGCTGCAATGGCTTGGATATGCGCTCATCCACGGCCTGCCTGTCGCCTGCGCCAAGCTGCGGCTCGCCGGAGCTGGCAAACTGGTCGAGACGGTAAGGGCGCGCGGCCCGTTCGACGCGCTGATCCTCAACTCGGTGATGCTGCCTGGCGCCTTTCCGGAGCTGACCACGCTCGGGCCCTGCGTGCTGGTCGAACACAATATCGAGCATATTTCCGCCCGGCAGAATGCAGCGCATGCCGGCACCGGGCTGATGAGCTGGCTCTATGCCCGCGAGGCCAGGTTGCTGGAAGCCGTCGAGACGCGCCTCTGGAACGAGGTGGGCTATATCTGGACGCTGGCCGAGGAAGACCGACGCGCGCTCGGCCCAGCCGCAGCGAAGGCGGCGGTCCTGCCGCTCGTCTCGGGCAGTGGCCCGCAGCCGGCGGCCATGGCGGAGCCGGTCGCACCGGCCTTCGACGTCGGCATGATCGGAACCTGGACCTGGCAGCCGAACTTCATCGGCCTCGACTGGTTCTTGCGCGAGATCGCTCCGCTCCTTCCGACCGATATCTCGATTGCCGTCGCCGGACGCCTTCCGGCGGAGATGCCACCGGTCCCGGCCCAGGTGCGGCTGATCGGGCGCGTCGCTGATGCGAATGCCTTCCTCCAATCCTGCCATGTGCTGGCCTTGTCGAGCCGCGCCGGAACCGGCGTGCAGCTGAAGACGATCGAGGCGATGCAGCTCGGCATGCCAGCCGTGGCGACGACACTCTCCTGTCGCGGCTTCACAACGCTGCCGGCGAATTTCTCGCTCGCGGACGAGCCGGAGGCTTTTGCCCAGGCTCTGACCGAACGGGTGCGAAGCGCGCGCGAGGGAAACCCTCAGCGCATCGACGGAGCGGCGTTCATGGCCATCCAGAGAGCCGCCCTGGCGAGCGCGCTGGCCGCCGGGCTCGAGGCCGCGCGCCGCTAG
- a CDS encoding glycosyltransferase family 2 protein, with translation MANPLHHSAGNLEGALRRPVIPGFDAPETFEIVAASPETALRGVESVICVPTFKRPELLERTLRSLAAQQGGHDFAIIVVENEGVERAGAERASALHAAGLFKGYVIVEPRQGNCKAYNAAWRCGLTRLPALKQVLGIDDDEEALPLWLDAFLRVAATAPAQLFGGSVTPVFEDQSRAWLSAHPVFRSHYAVSGEVPILFSSANYLIRREVLEALGFPFLDESFDFTGGGDSDFFRRSKEAGFRFWWVQDAAMRETMPRRRTEFSWIAARSLRNGAISATIERRLDPSARGRLKVLAKSLALLAASPFRGLALGLRTGSATIGLYHAQVALGRLMSEFGVSNEQYRKPDKN, from the coding sequence ATGGCTAACCCCCTCCATCATTCCGCCGGCAATCTGGAAGGCGCCTTGCGACGCCCCGTCATTCCCGGCTTCGATGCGCCCGAGACCTTCGAGATCGTCGCGGCTTCGCCCGAGACGGCGCTGCGAGGCGTCGAAAGCGTCATCTGCGTGCCGACCTTCAAGCGACCGGAGCTGCTGGAGCGTACCTTGCGCTCCCTGGCAGCGCAGCAGGGCGGGCATGATTTTGCGATCATCGTCGTCGAGAACGAAGGCGTCGAACGCGCCGGCGCGGAGCGGGCGAGTGCCCTTCACGCTGCGGGGCTGTTCAAGGGATACGTCATCGTCGAGCCGCGACAGGGCAACTGCAAGGCCTATAACGCCGCCTGGCGCTGCGGACTGACCCGTCTTCCCGCGCTGAAGCAGGTCCTCGGCATCGATGACGACGAGGAGGCGCTGCCGCTGTGGCTCGACGCTTTTCTGCGTGTGGCGGCGACTGCGCCGGCCCAGCTCTTCGGCGGCTCGGTCACGCCCGTCTTCGAGGATCAATCGCGCGCCTGGCTGAGCGCACACCCGGTCTTCCGATCGCATTATGCTGTCTCGGGCGAAGTGCCGATCCTGTTCTCGAGCGCCAACTATCTGATCCGGCGCGAGGTGCTGGAGGCACTTGGCTTCCCCTTTCTCGACGAGAGCTTCGATTTCACCGGCGGCGGCGACAGTGACTTCTTCCGGCGCAGCAAGGAAGCCGGCTTCCGTTTCTGGTGGGTCCAGGACGCCGCGATGCGCGAGACCATGCCGAGGCGCCGCACGGAATTCAGCTGGATCGCGGCCCGCAGCCTGCGCAACGGCGCGATCTCGGCCACGATCGAACGGCGCCTTGATCCATCGGCGCGGGGGCGGCTCAAGGTTCTGGCGAAGAGCCTCGCGCTGCTCGCAGCCTCGCCCTTTCGCGGGCTCGCGCTCGGCCTGCGCACCGGTTCGGCTACGATCGGGCTCTATCACGCACAGGTGGCGCTCGGTCGCCTGATGTCGGAGTTCGGCGTCAGCAACGAGCAGTACCGCAAGCCGGACAAGAACTAG
- a CDS encoding Gfo/Idh/MocA family protein: MASGDAAPSGAGCFCWGIIGTGVIARQFAADLALLPDARIGAVQSRALDKAQAFAAEFGAAAAYGDPETLLADPAIDALYIATPNSLHVAQGLRAIAAGKPVLIEKPIALTAADVHSVIEAGRAHRVFAMEAMWTRFLPAVMAAREQVAAGRIGKVRRIRADLSYVREESPGSRFFDPALGGGSAFDLGVYPVSLALHWLGSPKRVTGRWLAARSGVDLRCEIVLHYPEAVAELSCGFDRNGGNQFLIEGASGAIRLDAPFLKAQRLTHYTAPALGSSWRGPRLRNGLAGKLLDRLPMPGRIRETYSFAGNGLQFQARAAMDAVRSGETGCATMPLTESAAVLKIIETVLAQPPVKTF; this comes from the coding sequence ATGGCGAGCGGTGATGCAGCTCCGAGCGGAGCGGGGTGCTTTTGCTGGGGCATTATCGGAACCGGCGTGATCGCGCGGCAGTTTGCGGCCGATCTCGCCTTGCTGCCGGACGCGCGGATTGGCGCGGTCCAGTCCCGTGCGTTGGACAAGGCGCAAGCCTTTGCTGCCGAGTTCGGTGCTGCGGCCGCCTATGGCGATCCCGAGACCCTTCTCGCCGATCCGGCCATCGATGCGCTCTACATCGCGACGCCGAATTCCCTGCATGTCGCGCAAGGCCTTCGGGCGATCGCTGCCGGCAAGCCGGTCCTGATCGAAAAGCCGATCGCCCTCACCGCCGCCGATGTTCACAGCGTGATCGAGGCGGGCCGGGCGCATCGCGTCTTTGCGATGGAGGCGATGTGGACGCGCTTCCTGCCGGCCGTAATGGCGGCGCGCGAGCAGGTGGCGGCGGGCAGGATCGGCAAGGTTCGGCGCATTCGGGCGGATCTCTCCTATGTCCGCGAGGAAAGCCCCGGCAGCCGCTTCTTCGACCCTGCGCTGGGCGGGGGCTCGGCCTTCGATCTCGGGGTTTATCCGGTCTCGCTCGCCTTGCATTGGCTTGGCAGTCCCAAACGCGTGACCGGTCGCTGGTTGGCGGCGCGCAGTGGAGTCGACCTGCGTTGCGAGATCGTCCTGCATTATCCGGAGGCGGTGGCGGAGCTCTCCTGCGGCTTTGATCGCAACGGAGGAAACCAGTTCTTGATCGAGGGGGCCTCAGGCGCGATCCGTCTGGATGCGCCCTTCCTCAAGGCGCAGCGTCTGACCCATTATACCGCCCCAGCACTTGGGAGCTCGTGGCGAGGGCCGCGGCTCCGGAATGGGCTGGCCGGAAAGCTGCTCGACCGCCTGCCGATGCCGGGACGCATCCGGGAGACCTACAGCTTTGCCGGCAATGGACTGCAGTTCCAGGCCCGTGCCGCGATGGACGCCGTTCGGAGCGGCGAGACTGGCTGCGCAACCATGCCGCTCACCGAAAGCGCGGCCGTATTGAAGATCATCGAGACGGTTCTGGCGCAGCCGCCAGTCAAAACCTTCTGA
- a CDS encoding SRPBCC family protein, protein MSDRTVTHASFVIERDYAAPPSRVFAAFADPAQKRRWFAEGEGWSIERFDVDFRIGGSEHSSFRYQGGPPISNDTTYQNIVPDRRIVSAYTMTIAGEPISASLATVELIPVGSGTRLVYTEQAAFLDGKDEVSTREAGSRELLESLAQELERTAVAG, encoded by the coding sequence ATGTCTGACCGCACCGTCACGCACGCGAGCTTCGTCATTGAACGCGATTATGCCGCTCCCCCCTCCCGGGTCTTCGCAGCCTTTGCCGACCCGGCACAGAAGCGCCGCTGGTTTGCCGAGGGCGAAGGCTGGAGCATCGAGCGCTTCGATGTCGATTTCCGGATCGGTGGTTCCGAGCACAGCAGCTTCCGCTATCAGGGCGGGCCGCCAATCAGCAACGACACGACCTATCAGAACATCGTGCCCGATCGCCGTATCGTCTCCGCCTACACCATGACGATCGCGGGCGAGCCGATTTCCGCGTCGCTGGCGACGGTCGAGCTCATTCCGGTCGGATCGGGCACCCGCCTCGTCTATACCGAGCAGGCCGCTTTCCTCGATGGCAAGGATGAGGTGTCAACGCGCGAGGCCGGCTCCCGCGAGTTGCTTGAGAGTTTGGCTCAGGAGCTCGAGCGTACCGCGGTGGCGGGCTGA
- a CDS encoding Wzz/FepE/Etk N-terminal domain-containing protein — protein MFTTETADGELSRTEQAGSRTEPAAGGAVPSALARLTNPAWLFQTLWSRKGLILAAALAGALLAALASLFIPPKYVSTAQLFIDPRDLRVLQNEVSPNAVGSDPTSLTAYLESQARIIASDSIKARVVKSEGLDKDPEFGGEAAKSGLARLLSGSSTSSRDGLLYALAALDKNVTVRRGERTFVIDISVTSRDPEKAARIANALATAYLDDQASVRAEAAQRATGALTGRLEELRNRLRIAEEKAEKYKEANSLVGAGGKSLGEEQLALNNAQLVALRTRVSEAKAKYDQTLATRASSIEAGAIPEAVASNTMTALRSQLGAALSKEADLLASLGSRHPALAAAQAQVRDARRQINEELARIARAAKIEYDRAVDAERQIARRVEELTRQQYSAGRASVQLRELEREIESSRAVYDAFLRRARETGEQSGIDTTNARVISMAMPALEKSGVSRRTVVMLGGIAGGGLGAIAALGLALLGGSLPAPPPALRRWPFRNRREPAAAQASPPPAPARPVPSAAAATEPPSPGAAPARTGWRRFMTIQGGQPARTPEVVQAPAPPPLALLAKLPAVRHRRWRRTDGEVRSVFQAKAHLVDVIDKPNASFARAIRGIRTELASQDSPSRRVLVIGLRRNAGASTLALNLALDAAQAGLPAMLVDAGLGTNSLTSVFAPDAQAGMHEIVSGSASLIRAALQDEGTGLFFVPRKGHPELVTAEQISHDFFGAARRFGPVFIDGASLGSDAFTERFADAVDDIVLVVRAGEVGAGELQQASTALGRNAAKIRGLVSNEA, from the coding sequence ATGTTCACGACCGAGACCGCCGATGGCGAGCTCAGCAGAACCGAACAGGCCGGAAGCCGCACGGAGCCGGCGGCCGGCGGAGCCGTGCCGTCGGCATTGGCGCGCCTGACCAACCCGGCCTGGCTCTTTCAGACGCTGTGGAGCCGAAAGGGACTGATCCTAGCGGCAGCGCTGGCGGGCGCCCTCCTTGCCGCTCTGGCAAGCCTGTTCATTCCGCCGAAATACGTCTCGACCGCCCAGCTTTTCATCGATCCGCGCGATCTGCGCGTGCTGCAGAACGAAGTCTCGCCCAATGCAGTCGGCAGCGACCCGACCTCGCTTACAGCCTATCTCGAAAGCCAGGCGCGCATCATCGCCTCGGACAGCATCAAGGCGCGCGTAGTCAAGAGCGAGGGCCTCGACAAGGATCCCGAATTCGGCGGCGAGGCTGCGAAAAGCGGTCTGGCCCGGCTTCTCTCCGGCAGCAGCACCTCTTCCCGCGATGGACTACTCTATGCGCTCGCGGCCCTCGACAAGAACGTCACGGTCCGGCGTGGCGAGCGGACTTTCGTCATCGACATCTCGGTGACCTCGCGCGATCCCGAGAAGGCGGCGCGGATCGCCAATGCGCTTGCCACCGCCTATCTCGACGACCAGGCTTCCGTCCGAGCCGAGGCCGCGCAACGCGCCACCGGCGCGCTGACCGGGCGCCTGGAGGAATTGCGCAACCGCCTGCGCATCGCCGAGGAGAAGGCCGAGAAATACAAGGAAGCCAACAGCCTCGTCGGTGCAGGCGGCAAGTCGCTCGGTGAAGAACAGCTTGCGCTGAACAATGCCCAGCTCGTCGCCCTGCGCACCAGGGTCAGCGAAGCCAAGGCGAAATACGACCAGACGCTTGCGACGCGCGCCTCGAGCATCGAGGCCGGTGCCATACCCGAGGCGGTCGCCTCGAACACCATGACTGCGCTCCGGTCCCAGCTGGGCGCGGCGCTCAGCAAGGAAGCCGATCTGCTGGCCTCGCTCGGCTCGCGTCACCCGGCGCTCGCCGCGGCGCAGGCTCAGGTGCGCGATGCGCGCCGGCAGATCAACGAGGAACTTGCCCGGATCGCGCGCGCCGCCAAGATCGAATACGACCGCGCTGTCGACGCCGAGAGGCAGATCGCCCGGCGCGTCGAGGAATTGACCAGGCAGCAATACAGCGCCGGGCGCGCTTCGGTGCAGTTGCGCGAGCTCGAACGCGAGATCGAATCCTCGCGCGCCGTCTATGACGCTTTCCTGCGCCGGGCACGCGAGACCGGGGAACAATCCGGCATCGACACGACGAATGCGCGCGTCATCAGCATGGCCATGCCGGCGCTCGAGAAGAGCGGCGTCAGCCGGCGCACGGTCGTCATGCTCGGAGGCATCGCCGGCGGTGGGCTGGGCGCGATCGCTGCGCTCGGACTGGCGCTATTGGGCGGGTCCCTGCCTGCGCCACCTCCCGCGCTGCGCCGCTGGCCATTCCGCAACCGCCGCGAACCTGCCGCCGCTCAGGCATCGCCCCCACCCGCTCCTGCTAGACCCGTCCCCTCGGCCGCTGCGGCCACGGAGCCACCTTCCCCTGGCGCGGCCCCGGCCAGGACCGGATGGCGGCGTTTCATGACGATTCAAGGCGGTCAACCGGCCCGCACTCCGGAGGTCGTGCAAGCCCCCGCGCCTCCCCCCTTGGCCTTGCTGGCAAAACTGCCGGCCGTGAGGCATCGACGCTGGCGACGGACGGATGGCGAAGTGCGCTCGGTCTTTCAGGCCAAGGCTCATCTCGTCGACGTCATCGACAAGCCGAATGCCTCCTTCGCCCGGGCGATCCGTGGCATCCGAACCGAGCTCGCCAGCCAGGACAGCCCCAGTCGGCGGGTTCTCGTCATCGGATTGCGCCGCAATGCCGGCGCCTCGACGCTGGCGCTCAACCTCGCGCTCGATGCCGCGCAAGCGGGTTTGCCGGCCATGCTGGTCGATGCCGGCCTCGGCACAAACAGCCTGACATCGGTCTTCGCGCCGGATGCGCAGGCAGGCATGCACGAGATCGTCTCCGGCAGCGCCAGCCTGATCCGTGCGGCGCTGCAGGACGAGGGCACCGGCCTGTTCTTCGTCCCGCGCAAGGGGCATCCGGAACTCGTCACAGCCGAACAGATCAGCCACGACTTCTTCGGCGCGGCCCGCCGCTTCGGGCCGGTCTTCATCGATGGTGCCTCGTTGGGATCCGACGCTTTCACGGAGCGTTTCGCAGATGCGGTCGACGACATCGTGCTGGTCGTTCGCGCGGGGGAGGTCGGCGCGGGCGAACTCCAACAGGCAAGTACGGCGCTGGGCAGGAACGCAGCCAAGATCCGCGGCTTGGTCAGCAACGAAGCCTGA
- a CDS encoding AbrB family transcriptional regulator, with the protein MRELLSDFVSGLRSLSPRRFPYRRFGLALALGGFGGWLFVQAKLPLPWMLGSMVFCTVAALLKAPVSAPGVIRPPMSAVIGVMLGAGFRPDLVAQLPNWLPTLIGLVFFMTACGLCCVTYFRRVAGFDRVTAFFAGMPGGLMEMVLLGEEKGGDARIIALIHSARVLLVVMTLPFIVQSIEGVSLSATRNAGPSLAQTPLFAELWLIGCGVFGVILGHLLRLPAKHLLGPMVVSALVHFLGWSDSAPPFQVVNAAQLVLGVTVGCRFVGTSPSVILRVLLLSVGSTAVLLALTIAFAWGVSKVSIYGHVPLILAYSPGGLAEMSLIALALHTEVAFVAAHHIIRVFLVMVGAGPVFGLILGDKRKTETAPAE; encoded by the coding sequence ATGCGGGAACTGCTGTCCGATTTCGTGAGCGGCCTGCGTTCGCTCTCTCCCCGGCGCTTCCCCTATCGCCGTTTTGGCCTCGCCCTTGCGCTCGGCGGCTTCGGCGGCTGGCTCTTCGTGCAGGCGAAGTTGCCACTGCCCTGGATGCTGGGTTCCATGGTGTTCTGCACGGTCGCCGCGCTGCTCAAGGCGCCGGTCTCCGCGCCCGGCGTCATTCGCCCTCCGATGAGCGCTGTGATTGGCGTGATGCTCGGCGCGGGCTTTCGCCCCGATCTCGTGGCGCAATTGCCGAACTGGCTGCCGACGCTGATCGGCCTCGTTTTCTTCATGACCGCCTGCGGCCTGTGCTGCGTCACCTATTTCCGCCGCGTCGCCGGCTTCGACCGGGTGACCGCCTTTTTCGCCGGCATGCCGGGTGGATTGATGGAGATGGTTCTCCTCGGTGAGGAGAAGGGCGGCGATGCCCGGATCATCGCGCTGATCCATTCGGCGCGCGTTCTGCTCGTGGTGATGACCCTGCCGTTCATCGTTCAGTCGATCGAGGGTGTCTCGCTGTCGGCGACGCGCAATGCCGGCCCCTCGCTGGCGCAGACACCGCTTTTCGCCGAGCTCTGGCTCATAGGCTGTGGCGTCTTCGGGGTCATTCTCGGACATCTGCTGCGGCTGCCGGCCAAGCACCTGCTCGGCCCGATGGTGGTCAGTGCGCTGGTCCATTTCCTCGGCTGGAGCGATTCCGCCCCGCCCTTCCAGGTCGTCAACGCAGCCCAGCTCGTGCTCGGCGTCACGGTCGGCTGCCGCTTTGTCGGCACCTCGCCGAGCGTCATCCTGCGTGTCCTGCTGCTCTCGGTCGGTTCGACGGCGGTGCTGCTCGCCCTGACGATCGCCTTCGCCTGGGGCGTCTCGAAGGTCTCGATCTACGGTCATGTGCCGCTGATCCTGGCCTATTCGCCGGGGGGGCTTGCCGAGATGAGCCTGATTGCGTTGGCGCTCCACACCGAGGTCGCCTTCGTCGCAGCCCATCACATCATTCGCGTCTTCCTGGTCATGGTCGGTGCCGGGCCGGTCTTCGGCCTGATCCTCGGCGACAAGCGCAAGACCGAGACCGCGCCGGCGGAGTAA
- a CDS encoding acetamidase/formamidase family protein yields MTHHQLDAGPKTCHWGFFDAALPPVLTIASGDNVTIRTINGGTGEQPKSGFHVLPETHEIHAKVERPMPGHILTGPVAVRGARPGHVLEVRIREVKLRTDWGYTFIRPLAGTLPEEFDTYKLVHIGLDPERNLAHLPWGMELPLAPFFGVMGVAPPAHWGRQTSLVPRAFGGNLDNKELGPGSTLYLPVFVEGGLFSCGDGHGAQGDGEVCVTAIETALEGTFEFILREDLSFTTPRAETPTHHITMGIDPDLDICAQKALREMIGLICERTKLTREEAYMLCSVAADLRVTQTVNGSKGVHCMLAKSLVA; encoded by the coding sequence GTGACCCATCACCAGCTCGATGCCGGACCGAAGACCTGCCACTGGGGTTTCTTCGATGCTGCCTTGCCGCCGGTTCTGACAATCGCGAGCGGCGACAACGTCACCATCCGCACGATCAACGGCGGCACGGGGGAGCAGCCGAAATCGGGTTTCCATGTTCTGCCCGAAACTCACGAGATTCACGCCAAGGTCGAGCGCCCGATGCCCGGCCACATCCTCACCGGTCCGGTCGCGGTGAGAGGAGCAAGGCCCGGCCATGTCCTCGAAGTGCGCATCCGCGAGGTCAAACTCCGAACCGATTGGGGCTACACGTTCATCAGGCCTCTCGCCGGCACCCTACCGGAAGAGTTCGACACGTATAAGCTCGTCCATATCGGGCTCGATCCCGAAAGGAATCTTGCGCATCTGCCCTGGGGCATGGAATTGCCGCTCGCACCGTTCTTCGGCGTCATGGGCGTGGCTCCGCCGGCGCATTGGGGCAGGCAGACCTCGCTGGTGCCGCGCGCCTTCGGCGGCAATCTCGACAACAAGGAACTGGGTCCGGGGTCGACGCTCTATCTGCCCGTCTTCGTCGAAGGTGGGCTGTTCTCCTGCGGCGACGGCCATGGCGCCCAGGGCGACGGCGAGGTTTGCGTCACCGCTATCGAGACCGCCCTGGAAGGCACCTTCGAGTTCATCCTGCGCGAAGACCTGAGCTTCACCACGCCGCGCGCGGAGACGCCGACGCATCACATCACCATGGGCATCGACCCGGATCTCGACATCTGCGCACAGAAGGCGCTGCGCGAGATGATCGGCCTGATCTGCGAACGCACCAAACTGACGCGAGAGGAGGCTTACATGCTGTGCAGCGTTGCTGCCGACCTGCGCGTGACCCAGACCGTCAACGGATCCAAGGGCGTGCACTGCATGCTGGCGAAGAGCCTGGTGGCCTGA
- a CDS encoding DMT family transporter, giving the protein MSEDRLSEQRRGSGSDDGVGELSTPLRHASPEDSEPPESRRNEAPPIVLAAIPGVIGPGPSGWLAGRRHRLTHWWRGSTPNLRGSVYMLSSLLVYAVMVGLIKHIGSAIPLVQTLLIRQVIMSVIIIAFAANQLPAMMRTSRLGLQVFRGLITLASMLCGFSAIIYIPLAQATAIGFSQVLFVTIAAVLLLKEKVDARRWVATIIGFIGVIIMLNPSAQGLNIYALMSVAGAFLGAGITISVRKLAATERTDTILIYQGIVLIIVLAVPTWIFWVQPTAEQWLSLILLSLFGTAGQWLITRAYQVGEAAALAPLDFTRLLLASFTGFVFFSEIPALTTWIGATFVIGATLYTMRKNARPLAPPA; this is encoded by the coding sequence ATGAGCGAAGACCGGCTTTCCGAGCAGCGGCGCGGCTCGGGTTCTGACGACGGTGTCGGCGAGCTGTCGACGCCGTTACGGCACGCATCGCCGGAGGATTCCGAACCTCCAGAATCAAGACGCAATGAGGCTCCGCCGATCGTGCTGGCCGCCATTCCCGGCGTGATCGGACCCGGCCCTTCCGGCTGGCTCGCCGGCCGCCGGCATCGGCTGACACATTGGTGGCGCGGCTCGACACCAAACCTGCGCGGTTCGGTCTACATGCTGTCGTCGCTGCTGGTCTATGCGGTGATGGTCGGGCTGATCAAACATATCGGCTCAGCCATTCCGCTGGTCCAGACGCTGCTGATCCGACAGGTGATCATGAGCGTCATCATCATCGCCTTCGCGGCCAACCAGTTGCCAGCCATGATGCGGACCTCGCGTCTGGGACTGCAGGTCTTTCGCGGGTTGATCACGCTCGCCTCGATGCTCTGCGGCTTCAGCGCCATCATCTACATTCCGCTGGCCCAGGCGACCGCGATCGGATTCAGCCAGGTTCTGTTCGTCACCATCGCCGCCGTCCTGCTGCTGAAGGAGAAGGTCGATGCCCGCCGATGGGTCGCGACCATCATCGGCTTCATCGGCGTCATCATCATGCTCAATCCATCGGCGCAGGGGCTGAATATCTACGCGCTGATGTCCGTCGCCGGCGCCTTTCTCGGGGCGGGCATCACCATCAGCGTGCGCAAGCTGGCGGCAACGGAGCGGACCGACACGATCCTGATCTACCAGGGCATCGTGCTGATCATCGTGCTCGCCGTGCCGACCTGGATCTTCTGGGTCCAGCCGACCGCCGAGCAATGGCTCTCGCTGATCCTGCTCAGCCTGTTCGGAACGGCGGGCCAATGGCTGATCACGCGCGCCTATCAGGTCGGGGAGGCAGCCGCGCTCGCTCCGCTGGATTTCACGCGCCTGCTGCTGGCGAGCTTCACCGGCTTCGTCTTCTTCTCCGAGATTCCGGCGCTCACCACCTGGATCGGCGCGACTTTCGTGATCGGGGCAACGCTCTACACGATGCGCAAGAACGCCCGGCCGCTTGCCCCTCCCGCCTGA